One stretch of Paraburkholderia fungorum DNA includes these proteins:
- the cyaY gene encoding iron donor protein CyaY, giving the protein MSDSDYLTRAEAALAAIESALDDTEADIELERSGNVLTLEFENRSKIIVNLQPPMREIWIAAKAGGFHYRFIDGEWRDTRGGTEFFSALTEYATQQAGEPVVFKAP; this is encoded by the coding sequence ATGTCCGATAGTGATTACCTGACCCGTGCGGAAGCCGCGCTAGCCGCTATCGAAAGCGCGCTCGACGACACCGAAGCCGACATCGAACTCGAGCGCAGCGGCAACGTGCTGACCCTCGAATTCGAGAACCGCTCGAAGATTATCGTCAATCTCCAGCCGCCGATGCGCGAGATCTGGATCGCCGCGAAAGCAGGCGGCTTTCACTACCGTTTCATCGACGGCGAATGGCGCGACACCCGCGGCGGCACGGAGTTTTTCTCCGCGCTGACGGAGTACGCGACGCAGCAGGCGGGTGAGCCGGTGGTGTTCAAAGCCCCCTAA
- the lptM gene encoding LPS translocon maturation chaperone LptM, giving the protein MRVVSRMRAAAPGRAIVAGLVILAGCALAGCGQRGALYLPQVPPLPAPPATRTQAPSPDDVKPDTSNASEAGTVPDTSGTAMSLSPETELAAPPESAASGTSAPLPASAVTPVQ; this is encoded by the coding sequence ATGCGAGTCGTATCTCGGATGCGCGCGGCGGCGCCCGGCCGCGCGATTGTAGCGGGTTTGGTCATTCTCGCAGGTTGCGCACTTGCCGGCTGCGGGCAACGCGGGGCGCTCTATCTGCCCCAGGTTCCGCCGCTACCCGCCCCACCGGCCACCCGCACGCAGGCACCGTCGCCAGATGACGTAAAACCGGACACCAGCAACGCCTCCGAAGCCGGCACCGTGCCGGATACTTCGGGCACGGCAATGTCGCTTTCGCCGGAAACAGAACTTGCCGCACCGCCCGAGTCCGCAGCATCCGGCACCTCGGCTCCATTGCCTGCCTCCGCTGTCACCCCCGTTCAATAA
- the msrQ gene encoding protein-methionine-sulfoxide reductase heme-binding subunit MsrQ, protein MDSDTQPASETESEHKTQRAQAAGSYVSSRTIQTPNKTRSAGGARWIAPAKVAVFIAAWYPLARLVLFGMTDRLGANPIEFITRSTGLWTLVFLCITLAVTPLRRLTGVAALVRFRRMLGLYAFFYATLHFTTYLWFDKWFDVAAILKDIGKRPFITVGFAAFVLLIALAATSPRAMVRKLGRRWQTLHRAIYLIGALAILHFWWMKAGKHDLFLPKIYGAIMIVLLVWRLVAWLRGSRSRTR, encoded by the coding sequence ATGGATTCCGATACGCAACCGGCCAGCGAGACCGAGTCCGAGCATAAGACGCAGCGTGCGCAAGCGGCAGGGTCTTATGTTTCATCCCGGACCATTCAGACGCCGAATAAGACTCGGTCCGCAGGTGGCGCGCGCTGGATCGCGCCAGCCAAGGTCGCCGTGTTCATCGCCGCTTGGTATCCGCTCGCGCGCCTCGTGTTATTCGGGATGACCGACCGGCTCGGCGCCAATCCGATCGAGTTCATCACGCGCTCGACCGGTCTCTGGACGCTGGTTTTTCTGTGCATCACGCTGGCCGTGACCCCGTTGCGCCGACTCACCGGCGTCGCGGCGCTCGTGCGTTTTCGCCGGATGCTCGGCCTCTACGCGTTCTTCTACGCGACGCTGCATTTCACGACTTATCTCTGGTTCGACAAGTGGTTCGACGTGGCGGCCATTCTGAAGGACATCGGCAAGCGGCCATTCATCACCGTGGGTTTCGCGGCGTTCGTGCTGCTGATCGCTCTCGCTGCAACTTCGCCGCGCGCGATGGTGCGCAAACTCGGCCGACGCTGGCAGACGCTGCATCGCGCGATCTATCTGATTGGCGCGCTCGCGATCCTGCATTTCTGGTGGATGAAGGCCGGCAAGCACGACCTGTTTCTGCCGAAGATTTACGGCGCGATCATGATCGTGTTGCTGGTTTGGAGGTTGGTCGCGTGGCTACGTGGGAGTCGGTCGAGAACGCGTTGA
- the msrP gene encoding protein-methionine-sulfoxide reductase catalytic subunit MsrP translates to MWIKRSDRTKLTGDDIARSEITPQRVFENRRRVLQAAGATALGGLIGAHGEAARAAYTSPDAKAQKLAAKTNARFVALDQATPFKDITTYNNFYEFGTDKADPAQNAGTLRPHPWKVSVEGEIKNPKVYDIDELLKLAPLEERVYRLRCVEGWSMVIPWIGIPLSELIKRVQPNGNAKYVQFITLADPSQMPGLSTPVLDWPYSEGLRMDEAMNPLTLLTMGLYGQVLPNQNGAPVRVVVPWKYGFKSAKSLVKIRFLDKQPPTSWNTYASNEYGFYSNVNPNVDHPRWSQATERRIGDGFFTPKRKTLMFNGYGDQVASLYQGMDLKKNF, encoded by the coding sequence GCGACAGAACAAAACTGACCGGCGACGACATTGCGCGCAGTGAAATCACGCCGCAGCGCGTTTTCGAGAACCGGCGGCGCGTGTTGCAGGCGGCCGGTGCGACGGCGCTCGGCGGCCTGATCGGCGCGCATGGCGAGGCGGCGCGGGCGGCTTACACATCGCCGGACGCGAAAGCACAGAAGCTGGCCGCGAAGACCAACGCGCGCTTCGTCGCGCTCGACCAGGCCACGCCGTTCAAAGACATCACCACCTACAACAATTTCTACGAGTTCGGCACCGACAAGGCCGATCCCGCGCAGAACGCGGGGACGCTGCGGCCGCATCCGTGGAAGGTGAGCGTCGAGGGCGAGATCAAGAATCCGAAGGTGTATGACATCGACGAATTGCTCAAGCTGGCGCCGCTCGAGGAGCGGGTGTACCGGCTGCGCTGCGTCGAAGGATGGTCGATGGTGATTCCGTGGATCGGCATACCCCTGTCGGAATTGATCAAACGCGTGCAGCCCAATGGCAATGCGAAGTACGTGCAGTTCATCACGCTGGCCGATCCGTCGCAGATGCCTGGCCTGTCGACGCCCGTGCTCGACTGGCCGTATTCCGAGGGTCTGCGGATGGACGAAGCGATGAATCCGCTGACGCTGCTGACAATGGGCCTCTACGGGCAGGTTCTGCCGAATCAGAACGGCGCGCCGGTGCGCGTCGTGGTGCCGTGGAAGTACGGCTTCAAAAGCGCGAAGTCGCTGGTGAAAATCCGCTTTCTCGACAAGCAGCCGCCGACTAGCTGGAACACCTATGCGTCGAACGAGTATGGGTTTTATTCGAACGTGAATCCGAACGTGGATCATCCGCGCTGGAGTCAGGCGACCGAGCGGCGTATCGGTGACGGTTTTTTCACGCCGAAGCGCAAGACGCTGATGTTCAACGGGTACGGGGATCAGGTTGCGTCGCTCTATCAAGGCATGGACCTGAAGAAGAATTTCTGA
- the lysA gene encoding diaminopimelate decarboxylase: protein MTRSAFDYVDGVLHAEGVSAVSLAEQFGTPLYVYSRAALTAAWNAYAGACAGRRATVHVAVKANSNLAVLNVFARLGAGFDIVSGGELARVLAAGGKAENTVFSGVGKHANEMRDALAAGVKCFNVESIPELDRLNAVAAEMGKKAPVSLRVNPDVDAKTHPYISTGLKSNKFGVAFEDARATYRAAAAMANLDVVGIDCHIGSQITEVAPYLDAVDKVLELVEQIEQDGVKIRHIDVGGGLGITYDDETPPEIGEFVRTVLDRIEARGHGHREVYFEPGRSLVGNAGILLTRVEFLKPGAEKNFAIVDAAMTDLARPAMYEAYHAIDAVVKRDTPAHVYDVVGPVCESGDWLGRERLLAVEPGDLLAIRSAGAYGFVMSSNYNTRPRAAEVMVDGTQVYVVRAREEVQQLFAGETILPA from the coding sequence ATGACTCGATCCGCATTTGACTACGTCGACGGCGTATTGCACGCCGAAGGCGTGTCCGCCGTCTCCCTCGCCGAACAATTCGGCACGCCGCTGTACGTGTACTCGCGCGCCGCCCTCACCGCTGCATGGAACGCGTACGCGGGCGCTTGCGCCGGCCGTCGCGCAACGGTTCACGTGGCCGTCAAGGCCAACAGCAATCTCGCGGTGCTGAACGTATTCGCGCGACTCGGCGCGGGCTTCGACATCGTGTCGGGCGGCGAACTGGCGCGCGTGCTGGCAGCTGGCGGCAAAGCGGAAAACACCGTGTTTTCCGGCGTCGGCAAGCATGCGAACGAAATGCGCGACGCGCTCGCGGCCGGCGTCAAATGCTTCAACGTCGAGTCGATTCCCGAGCTGGATCGGCTGAACGCGGTTGCGGCGGAAATGGGCAAGAAGGCGCCTGTGTCGCTTCGCGTGAATCCTGATGTCGATGCAAAAACGCATCCGTATATTTCCACCGGCCTGAAGTCGAACAAGTTCGGCGTCGCTTTCGAAGACGCGCGCGCCACGTATCGCGCTGCTGCGGCAATGGCGAATCTCGACGTGGTCGGTATCGACTGCCATATCGGCTCGCAGATCACCGAAGTCGCGCCTTACCTCGACGCGGTCGACAAAGTGCTGGAACTGGTCGAGCAGATCGAACAGGACGGCGTGAAGATCCGTCATATCGACGTAGGCGGTGGGCTCGGCATTACCTACGACGACGAAACTCCGCCGGAGATCGGTGAGTTCGTGCGTACCGTGCTGGATCGTATCGAAGCGCGTGGCCACGGCCATCGCGAAGTGTATTTCGAGCCGGGCCGCTCGCTGGTCGGCAACGCGGGCATTCTGCTGACGCGCGTCGAGTTTCTGAAGCCGGGCGCGGAAAAGAACTTCGCAATCGTCGACGCAGCGATGACCGATCTCGCGCGTCCCGCGATGTACGAGGCGTACCACGCAATCGACGCCGTCGTTAAGCGCGACACTCCGGCTCACGTGTATGACGTCGTCGGCCCGGTTTGCGAAAGCGGCGACTGGCTCGGCCGTGAACGTCTGCTGGCCGTCGAACCTGGCGACCTGCTGGCGATCCGCTCGGCTGGTGCATATGGCTTCGTGATGAGCTCCAACTACAACACGCGCCCGCGTGCGGCCGAGGTGATGGTCGATGGTACACAGGTGTATGTGGTTCGTGCACGCGAAGAGGTTCAGCAGCTGTTTGCGGGCGAAACGATTCTGCCGGCGTAA